A section of the Archocentrus centrarchus isolate MPI-CPG fArcCen1 chromosome 20, fArcCen1, whole genome shotgun sequence genome encodes:
- the eef1a1l3 gene encoding elongation factor 1-alpha-like, giving the protein MGKEKTHVNVVIIGHVDSGKSTTTGHLVYKCGGIDQRRLEKFEKAANEMGKSSFKFAWVLDKLKAERERGITIDITLLKFNTQKYTMTVIDAPGHRDFIKNMITGTSQADVALLVVSAAKGEYEAGVSRSGQTREHALLAYTLGVKQIIVCVNKMDLTEPPYSQSRFEEVVRGVSSFLKKIGYDTTAVPFVPISGWTGENMISATQKMPWFQGWKVRRREGNKSGRTLLEVLDSIQPPVRTINKPLRLPLQDVYKIGGVGTVPVGKIETGVLKPGMTLMFSPAKLTAEVKSIEMHHQGLETALPGHNVGFNIKNVSVKNLRRGDVAGNAQQDPPSDVRSFEAQVIILNHPGKIKAGYSPVLDCHTAHITCRFAELKEKLDRRTGKHLEDHPQILMSGDAATVKLVPIKPMCVESFFTYPPLGRFAARDLKQTVAVGVIKSVEKNHSSKSLKAQVCK; this is encoded by the exons ATGGGAAAAGAGAAGACTCACGTTAACGTGGTGATCATTGGCCATGTTGACAGCGGCAAGTCCACCACCACTGGACACCTGGTCTACAAGTGTGGAGGAATTGATCAAAGGAGACTGGAGAAATTTGAGAAGGCTGCAAATGAA ATGGGGAAGAGTTCCTTTAAATTTGCCTGGGTGCTGGACAAGCTGAAAGCTGAGCGGGAGCGAGGCATTACTATTGACATCACGCTGCTGAAATTCAACACCCAGAAATACACCATGACTGTGATTGATGCTCCGGGCCACCGTGACTTCATAAAAAACATGATAACTGGGACATCACAG GCTGATGTTGCCCTCTTGGTGGTTTCTGCAGCCAAAGGGGAGTATGAGGCCGGCGTATCTAGAAGCGGTCAGACCAGAGAGCACGCTTTACTGGCTTACACCCTAGGTGTGAAGCAAATCATAGTCTGTGTGAACAAGATGGACCTGACTGAACCTCCTTACAGCCAGAGCCGCTTCGAGGAAGTGGTGCGAGGGGTGAGCAGCTTCCTCAAGAAGATCGGCTACGACACAACGGCTGTGCCTTTTGTTCCAATTTCAGGCTGGACTGGGGAGAACATGATCTCAGCAACGCAAAAG ATGCCATGGTTCCAAGGCTGGAAAGTGAGACGAAGGGAAGGGAATAAAAGTGGGAGAACGCTGCTCGAGGTCCTGGACTCCATTCAACCACCCGTGCGCACAATCAACAAACCACTACGATTACCTCTGCAGGATGTCTACAAAATTGGAG GAGTTGGGACAGTGCCAGTGGGTAAAATTGAAACTGGTGTCCTGAAGCCTGGCATGACCCTGATGTTCTCCCCTGCCAAGCTCACTGCAGAGGTCAAATCCATTGAGATGCACCACCAGGGGCTGGAGACTGCTCTTCCAGGCCACAATGTGGGCTTCAACATTAAGAATGTGTCCGTCAAGAACCTGCGGCGCGGAGACGTGGCAGGCAACGCTCAGCAGGATCCACCCTCCGATGTCAGAAGCTTTGAAGCTCAG GTGATAATCCTGAACCATCCAGGGAAGATCAAAGCGGGCTATTCTCCAGTCCTGGACTGCCACACAGCCCACATCACCTGCCGCTTTGCTGAGCTGAAGGAGAAACTTGACCGCCGTACAGGCAAGCACCTGGAGGACCACCCGCAGATCCTCATGTCTGGAGATGCTGCCACAGTCAAACTGGTTCCCATCAAGCCCATGTGTGTGGAGAGCTTCTTCACATACCCTCCTTTAG GTCGCTTTGCAGCAAGAGACCTGAAGCAGACGGTTGCTGTAGGAGTCATCAAATCCgtggagaagaaccacagctcAAAATCTCTGAAAGCTCAAGTCTGTAAATAA